The following coding sequences are from one Pseudomonas mendocina window:
- a CDS encoding hybrid sensor histidine kinase/response regulator: MLRKIEAKVLIVDDLPENLLALRSLIQCEDRTVFEASSADEALSLLLEHEFALAILDVKMPGMNGFELAELMRGTEKTKHIPIIFVSAVGRDMDYAFRGYESGAVDFLHKPLSPFEVRSKVAMFVDLYRHRKALSMQLEVVEAARREQEALLTELRETQGELQKAVQMRDVFMSIASHELRTPLNGLILDVQLRKLRLEQGRDDAFTPDKLHEMVARDERQIRSLSRLIDDMLDVSRIRTGKLSVRPQPGDLGVLAGSVVESLAAQFTSKGCHVELQVDGPAPVMMDEFRIEQVLANLLTNALRYGGGKPVSVRVTVEQDVVRAEVRDQGMGISEADQGRVFEQFERVAGSNVSQGLGLGLFISEQIVQAHGGRIELSSRLGEGSCFSVVLPRHN, from the coding sequence ATGCTGAGGAAGATTGAAGCCAAGGTGTTGATTGTCGACGACCTGCCAGAGAACCTGCTGGCCCTGCGCTCGTTGATTCAATGCGAGGATCGCACCGTATTCGAAGCCAGCAGCGCCGATGAAGCACTGTCATTGTTGCTCGAGCACGAATTCGCCTTGGCCATTCTTGATGTGAAGATGCCGGGCATGAATGGCTTCGAGCTGGCCGAGCTGATGCGCGGCACGGAGAAGACCAAGCACATCCCGATCATCTTCGTCAGCGCCGTCGGCCGTGACATGGACTACGCCTTCAGGGGGTACGAGAGCGGAGCGGTGGACTTCCTGCACAAGCCGCTATCGCCCTTCGAGGTACGCAGCAAGGTGGCGATGTTCGTCGACCTGTATCGCCACCGCAAGGCTTTGAGCATGCAGCTGGAAGTGGTGGAGGCTGCTCGTCGTGAACAGGAGGCGCTGCTCACCGAGTTGCGCGAGACCCAAGGCGAGTTGCAGAAGGCGGTGCAGATGCGTGACGTGTTCATGTCGATCGCCTCGCACGAACTGCGCACGCCGCTCAATGGCCTGATTCTCGATGTACAGCTGCGCAAGCTGCGCCTGGAACAGGGCCGCGACGACGCCTTCACCCCGGATAAGCTGCACGAGATGGTGGCTCGCGACGAGCGCCAGATCCGCAGTCTGAGCCGGTTGATCGACGACATGCTGGATGTCTCGCGGATCCGTACCGGCAAGCTCTCCGTGCGCCCGCAGCCGGGTGACCTGGGCGTGCTGGCGGGCAGCGTGGTGGAGAGCCTGGCCGCGCAGTTCACCAGCAAGGGCTGTCATGTCGAGTTGCAGGTGGACGGTCCGGCACCGGTGATGATGGACGAGTTCCGCATCGAACAGGTGCTTGCCAATCTGTTGACCAACGCCCTGCGCTACGGCGGCGGCAAGCCGGTGTCGGTACGGGTGACGGTGGAGCAAGACGTGGTGCGCGCCGAAGTGCGTGACCAGGGCATGGGTATTTCCGAAGCCGATCAGGGCCGGGTATTCGAGCAGTTCGAGCGGGTTGCGGGATCCAACGTGTCTCAGGGGCTGGGGCTCGGTCTGTTCATCAGCGAGCAGATCGTGCAAGCCCATGGTGGCCGTATCGAGCTGAGCAGCCGGCTTGGCGAAGGTTCTTGTTTCAGTGTGGTTCTGCCTCGCCACAATTGA
- a CDS encoding ATP-binding protein, whose translation MKLSMKLRTRLFLSISALITVALLGLLLGLYSVTQMARGQSELIQRGFTAVQIGQKLRQHLGDELIVLIDQQPNPQALDQVREDFRATLAEGITANLGDRYVSGLEQAATLYDQMEQAAASGTPAGQTPHNLASYKPFTDAFQRLRNHLLEEQDDVVARVIAAEEGAGERSQLIAALLAFIGLAVLAIGVLTAHGIARRFGAPIDMLARAADQIGRGHYDVVLPVSPVVELAVLSRRFGLMTEALREYHSSNLKQLLNSEGRLKAVLDSIDDGLIILDAQGRIEHANPVALRQLSWTPDILEQPIGPLLPDHAVDEALRQVLAGELLREPPADLQIERDGEVRLLAWALTPIQLREGGSVGAVMVLRDVTKQRAFERVRNEFVLRASHELRTPITGMHMAFSLLRERLKLPTEGREQDLMRTVDEEMRRLVQLIDNLLDFSRYQNGLQTLQRKPCDLAALVERAQVRFAGEAVGREITLTGEAHEPLPQLAVDAAQLERLLDNLISNALRHSNPGGNVRLQVRRHGEQVIFSVQDDGEGIPFEQQARIFEPFVQISRRKGGVGLGLALAREIVQLHGGRLDVQSRPGDGANFYFNLPV comes from the coding sequence ATGAAGCTGTCAATGAAGCTTCGCACCCGTCTGTTCCTCAGCATTTCCGCGCTGATCACCGTGGCGCTGCTGGGCTTGTTGCTCGGGCTATACAGCGTCACCCAGATGGCGCGCGGCCAGAGCGAACTGATCCAGCGTGGCTTCACCGCCGTGCAGATTGGCCAGAAGCTACGCCAGCACCTGGGTGACGAGCTGATCGTGCTGATCGACCAGCAACCCAACCCGCAGGCCCTGGATCAGGTTCGCGAAGACTTCCGCGCGACGCTTGCCGAAGGCATCACAGCCAACCTGGGGGATCGCTACGTGAGCGGCCTCGAGCAAGCCGCGACACTCTACGATCAGATGGAGCAGGCAGCCGCCAGTGGCACGCCTGCCGGCCAAACGCCCCACAACCTGGCGTCCTACAAGCCATTCACCGATGCCTTCCAACGCCTGCGCAACCACCTGCTGGAAGAGCAGGATGATGTCGTCGCCCGCGTCATCGCAGCCGAGGAAGGCGCTGGTGAGCGCTCGCAACTGATTGCCGCACTGCTCGCCTTCATCGGCCTTGCGGTTCTGGCCATTGGCGTACTCACCGCTCACGGCATCGCCCGCCGTTTCGGCGCGCCCATCGATATGCTGGCACGAGCCGCCGACCAGATCGGCCGTGGCCACTACGACGTCGTGCTGCCGGTTTCACCCGTGGTGGAACTGGCGGTACTCAGCCGCCGTTTCGGTTTGATGACCGAGGCCCTGCGCGAATACCACTCGAGCAACCTCAAGCAGTTGCTCAACAGCGAAGGCCGCCTGAAAGCAGTGCTCGACAGCATTGACGATGGCCTGATCATCCTCGATGCCCAGGGCCGGATCGAGCACGCCAACCCGGTGGCGCTACGCCAGCTGTCCTGGACTCCCGATATCCTGGAGCAGCCTATCGGCCCGCTGCTGCCCGATCATGCCGTGGACGAAGCCCTGCGTCAGGTACTCGCCGGTGAACTGCTGCGCGAACCGCCAGCGGACCTGCAGATCGAACGCGATGGCGAGGTACGTCTGCTGGCCTGGGCGCTGACCCCGATCCAATTGCGCGAAGGCGGCAGCGTCGGTGCGGTGATGGTGTTGCGCGATGTCACCAAGCAACGCGCCTTCGAGCGTGTACGCAACGAATTCGTCCTGCGCGCCTCGCACGAACTGCGCACACCGATCACCGGCATGCACATGGCATTCAGTCTGTTGCGCGAGCGCCTCAAACTGCCCACGGAGGGACGCGAACAGGATCTGATGCGCACCGTCGACGAAGAAATGCGCCGTCTGGTGCAACTGATCGACAACCTGCTGGACTTCTCTCGCTACCAGAATGGCCTGCAGACCCTGCAACGCAAGCCATGCGACCTGGCCGCACTGGTCGAACGAGCCCAGGTACGCTTCGCTGGCGAAGCAGTCGGGCGTGAAATAACCCTGACCGGCGAAGCACACGAGCCGCTCCCCCAGCTCGCCGTCGACGCCGCACAACTGGAGCGCCTGCTCGACAACCTGATCAGCAACGCCCTGCGCCACAGCAATCCGGGCGGTAATGTGCGGCTGCAGGTACGACGCCATGGCGAGCAGGTGATCTTCAGCGTGCAGGACGACGGTGAAGGCATTCCCTTCGAGCAGCAGGCGCGCATTTTCGAGCCGTTCGTGCAGATCAGTCGGCGCAAAGGCGGAGTCGGGCTTGGACTGGCGTTGGCACGGGAGATCGTGCAGTTGCACGGCGGCCGGCTCGACGTCCAGTCACGCCCTGGCGACGGCGCCAATTTCTACTTCAACCTACCGGTGTGA
- a CDS encoding BON domain-containing protein: MPPFKPLLLAAGTAMMLGLTPLASHAAEGQLASQLEAARQEGSIWTAFALNRHLNPFKLDIDVEDGQATLAGQVESEVQKELAEQVALSIDGIESVDNHIDVTGEAAEGDPPGLVQRLEDASLAATVKSKLLWNSNTRGLDIRVRAENGAVTLSGHAQTPASKELAGQLAANTDGVREVFNHLSISTADSSSNEVQTAVEEARENISDGWITSKVKASFLYSRNLDALNIAVTTDDGLVNLRGSVLSNAEKRLAVEIARNIRGVRGVDADALRVSS, encoded by the coding sequence ATGCCCCCGTTCAAACCCTTGTTGCTGGCCGCCGGTACCGCGATGATGCTCGGGCTGACGCCGTTGGCCAGCCATGCTGCCGAAGGCCAGCTGGCCTCGCAATTGGAGGCCGCGCGTCAGGAAGGCTCGATCTGGACGGCCTTCGCCCTCAACCGTCACCTGAATCCGTTCAAGCTCGATATCGACGTGGAAGATGGCCAGGCCACCCTGGCCGGCCAGGTCGAGAGCGAGGTGCAGAAGGAGCTGGCCGAGCAGGTGGCCCTGAGCATAGATGGCATCGAGTCGGTGGACAATCACATCGATGTCACTGGCGAAGCCGCCGAAGGCGACCCGCCTGGCCTGGTTCAGCGCCTGGAAGATGCCAGCCTGGCCGCCACGGTGAAATCCAAATTGCTGTGGAACAGCAACACCCGTGGCCTGGACATCCGCGTGCGTGCCGAGAATGGCGCGGTAACCCTCAGTGGTCATGCCCAGACGCCGGCTTCGAAAGAGCTGGCGGGTCAGCTGGCAGCCAACACCGATGGCGTTCGCGAGGTGTTCAACCATCTCAGCATCAGCACCGCCGACAGCAGTAGCAACGAAGTGCAGACGGCGGTGGAAGAGGCGCGCGAGAACATCAGCGACGGCTGGATCACCAGCAAGGTCAAGGCCAGCTTCCTCTACAGCCGCAATCTCGATGCGTTGAACATCGCCGTGACCACCGATGACGGCCTGGTCAACCTGCGTGGCAGCGTACTGAGCAATGCCGAGAAACGCCTGGCGGTGGAAATCGCCCGCAACATCCGCGGCGTGCGCGGTGTGGATGCCGACGCTTTGCGCGTCAGCAGCTGA
- a CDS encoding PA3371 family protein: MSRSAVFLLIMTLLSLSALWLNPGLEGTPALALKCASGFFGLAFLGAWMAGRRFKFDPVLR, from the coding sequence ATGTCCAGAAGTGCTGTGTTTCTGTTGATCATGACCCTCTTGAGCCTGTCTGCCCTGTGGCTGAATCCCGGCCTGGAAGGAACCCCAGCCCTGGCGCTCAAGTGTGCCAGCGGTTTCTTCGGCCTGGCCTTTCTGGGCGCGTGGATGGCCGGTCGCCGCTTCAAGTTCGATCCGGTGCTGCGCTGA
- the algB gene encoding sigma-54-dependent response regulator transcription factor AlgB — MADSEQTSGRILLVDDEAAILRTFRYCLEDEGYDVAGASSAAQAEALLHRQVFDLCFLDLRLGEDNGLDLLAQMRIQAPWMRVVIVTAHSAVDTAVDAIQAGAADYLVKPCSPDQLRLAAAKQLEVRTLAARLEALEGEVRKAKDGLDSHSPAMMAILETARQVAATDANILILGESGTGKGELARAIHGWSRRAKRTCVTINCPSLTAELMESELFGHARGSFTGASESTQGRVSQADGGTLFLDEIGDFPLALQPKLLRFIQDKEYERVGDPVTRRADVRIVAATNLDLDEMVRAGRFREDLLYRLNVITLKLPPLRERHEDVMSLAERFLARFVSDYGRPACGFSPEAAAALQAYHWPGNIRELRNVIERASIICQQEAVEITHLGLGGSSEAPTNAVRVGAPMSLEELEKAHIAAVLASSSTLDMAAKTLGIDTSTLYRKRKQYNL; from the coding sequence ATGGCAGATTCAGAGCAGACCAGCGGACGCATTCTGCTGGTGGATGACGAAGCGGCAATTCTGCGTACCTTCCGTTACTGCCTGGAAGACGAGGGCTATGACGTCGCCGGCGCCAGCAGTGCGGCGCAAGCCGAAGCACTGCTGCATCGTCAGGTGTTCGATCTGTGTTTCCTCGACCTGCGCCTGGGCGAGGACAATGGCCTGGATCTGCTGGCGCAGATGCGCATCCAGGCCCCCTGGATGCGGGTGGTGATCGTCACCGCGCACTCGGCCGTGGACACCGCCGTCGATGCGATCCAGGCCGGCGCCGCCGATTACCTGGTCAAGCCCTGCTCGCCGGATCAACTGCGCCTGGCGGCTGCCAAGCAGCTGGAAGTGCGTACCCTGGCGGCACGCCTGGAAGCACTGGAGGGCGAGGTGCGCAAGGCCAAGGACGGGCTCGACTCGCACAGCCCGGCGATGATGGCGATCCTGGAGACGGCCCGCCAGGTCGCCGCCACCGACGCCAACATCCTCATTCTCGGCGAGTCGGGCACCGGCAAGGGCGAGTTGGCCCGCGCGATTCACGGCTGGAGCCGCCGCGCCAAGCGCACCTGCGTGACCATCAACTGCCCGTCGCTGACCGCCGAACTGATGGAAAGCGAGCTGTTCGGCCATGCCCGCGGCTCCTTCACCGGCGCCAGCGAAAGCACTCAGGGCCGGGTCAGTCAGGCCGATGGCGGCACCCTGTTTCTCGACGAGATCGGCGACTTCCCACTGGCGCTGCAGCCCAAGCTGCTGCGCTTCATCCAGGACAAGGAATACGAGCGTGTAGGCGACCCGGTCACCCGCCGCGCTGACGTGCGCATCGTCGCCGCCACCAACCTGGATCTGGACGAGATGGTACGTGCGGGCCGCTTCCGCGAGGATCTGCTCTACCGCCTCAACGTGATCACCCTCAAATTGCCGCCACTGCGCGAGCGCCACGAAGACGTGATGTCCCTGGCCGAACGCTTCCTCGCCCGCTTCGTCAGCGATTACGGCCGCCCCGCCTGCGGCTTCAGCCCAGAAGCCGCTGCAGCGCTGCAGGCTTATCACTGGCCCGGCAACATCCGCGAGCTGCGCAACGTCATCGAGCGCGCCAGCATCATCTGTCAGCAGGAAGCGGTAGAAATCACCCACCTTGGCCTCGGCGGCAGCAGCGAAGCGCCAACCAACGCTGTTCGTGTGGGCGCCCCCATGAGCCTCGAAGAACTGGAAAAAGCCCATATCGCCGCCGTCCTGGCCAGCAGCAGTACCCTGGACATGGCGGCCAAGACCCTGGGCATCGACACCTCGACCCTCTATCGCAAACGCAAGCAATACAACCTCTGA
- a CDS encoding response regulator, whose product MTETDSTTAKTILLVEDDDVVRTLTVEVLQEFGYRVHALRDAASTLELLRSDQPFDLLMSDIGLPGMDGRELVKAARQLRPTLPVLFASGYNERELLEEVRARDTAAATDSIVKPYDFKLLAQRLSELAGAPGKV is encoded by the coding sequence ATGACCGAGACCGACTCCACCACGGCAAAGACCATCCTGCTGGTCGAGGACGACGACGTCGTTCGCACCCTCACCGTGGAGGTACTGCAGGAGTTCGGCTACCGCGTCCATGCCCTGCGTGACGCTGCCAGCACGCTGGAACTGCTGCGCAGCGATCAGCCGTTCGACCTGCTGATGAGCGACATCGGTCTGCCTGGTATGGACGGACGTGAACTGGTCAAGGCCGCACGCCAACTGCGGCCAACCCTACCGGTACTGTTCGCCAGTGGCTACAACGAGCGCGAACTGCTCGAAGAGGTGCGCGCCCGCGACACCGCTGCCGCCACTGACAGCATCGTCAAACCCTACGATTTCAAACTGCTGGCTCAGCGCCTGAGCGAACTGGCGGGCGCCCCGGGCAAGGTCTAG
- a CDS encoding chemotaxis protein CheB produces MSEQRINLRGHFRVPLEALVIGASAGGVEALLQLLEDLPLDYRLPVVCLLHVPDRNDSLLADLLARRLILPAKEAEDKEGLRGGVVYVAPAGYHLSIETDRSFSLSREEPRHFSRPSIDILFESAADAYGERLAGALLTGANEDGAAGLLAIQRAGGLTLVQEPSDALVPTMPEAALALLKPDFLLSIDAMRVLLTELDTLPC; encoded by the coding sequence ATGAGCGAGCAACGGATCAATCTGCGCGGCCACTTCCGCGTCCCGCTGGAGGCGCTGGTGATCGGTGCCTCGGCTGGCGGCGTGGAGGCGCTGTTGCAACTGCTCGAAGACTTGCCGCTGGACTATCGCTTGCCGGTGGTGTGTCTGCTGCACGTGCCGGATCGCAACGACAGCCTGCTCGCCGACCTGCTCGCACGCCGCCTGATCCTGCCGGCCAAGGAGGCCGAGGACAAGGAGGGGCTGCGCGGTGGCGTGGTCTACGTGGCGCCGGCCGGCTACCACCTTTCCATCGAAACCGATCGCAGTTTCTCGCTCAGCCGCGAGGAACCACGGCATTTCTCACGGCCTTCGATCGACATCCTCTTCGAGTCCGCCGCTGATGCCTATGGCGAGCGGTTGGCCGGCGCGCTGCTCACCGGCGCCAACGAGGATGGTGCGGCTGGCCTGCTGGCAATCCAGCGCGCTGGCGGTCTGACTCTGGTGCAGGAGCCCTCCGACGCTCTGGTGCCCACCATGCCGGAGGCGGCGCTGGCGCTGCTGAAACCGGACTTTCTCCTGTCCATCGACGCCATGCGCGTGCTACTGACCGAACTGGATACCCTGCCATGCTGA
- a CDS encoding response regulator — protein MDEKGFRRILNRNVGLPLGIGLAGALIFAVLISYLLNVVRWVEHTDQVLNRASEVYKLTLDMETGMRGFLLSGKEEYLAPYEQARGKFRPLTEQLIETVADNPPQIQRLDRLMALQEQWDLYAQEVIASRRNGDSFLDDVGRGRGKNLTDGMRRELDSFINSERELRQQRNAEASSTTTWGAGTYLVVTILFSALLALFGRRELLNLSQTYSQALAKQADYADEQRRRAWLGSGQTLLAERLLGQPRVQELADRTLEFLAEYLGCVVAALYLRDAQTGNLQRVAGYGFSGDNMQEQFYKGEGLVGQAAQGRRLVCLDSLPADYIKVASSLGEGQPVSVALVPLQSEERVNGVIELAFMRALEPREREFLEAIAVNVGNALEAARYRQRLQEVLGNTQQLNEELQTQQEELRAANEELEQQARVLKESQAHLETQQAELEQTNEKLSEQAQVLADQRDELNQRNTTLGRIQAQLEERAEELQRASRYKSEFLANMSHELRTPLNSSLILAKLLAENAKGNLDDEQVKFAESIYSAGNDLLNLINDILDIAKVEAGKLEVRPERTPLASMIEGLRDVFEPLARERGLSFDIQLQGGLPEVLFTDRQRAEQILRNLLSNAFKFTDRGGVTLSISRHDEKALAFAVRDSGIGIAADQQEAIFQAFRQADGTTNRRYGGTGLGLSISRDLAGLLGGAIDVSSTPGEGSTFILLLPERLVDGGSQSKPAPFVAAPLPVPAAPVAPVAAPAAPRQPAPFADDREHLGERGGRRVLVVEDEVRFARILFDLAHELGYACLVATCADEGLELARQFRPDAILLDMRLPDGSGLGVLQRLKDDPQTRHIPVHVVSVEDHSEAALHLGAVGYALKPTSRDQLKEVFGKLEAKLNQQVKRVLLVEDDPLQRDSVARLIGDEDIEITAVALAGEALEKLRDTVYDCMIIDLKLPDMLGNELLRRMAEEDICSFPPVIVYTGRNLTRDEEAELLKYSRSIIIKGARSPERLLDEVTLFLHKVEAELSSEHQRMLKTARSRDKLFEGRRLLLVDDDVRNIFALSSALEQKGAAVEVARNGFEALEKLREHEDIDLVLMDVMMPEMDGYEATRQIRLEDRWKNLPIIAVTAKAMKDDQERCREVGANDYLAKPIDLDRLFSLIRVWMPKLERL, from the coding sequence ATGGACGAGAAAGGTTTTCGCCGAATTCTCAATCGTAATGTCGGGCTGCCGCTCGGCATCGGACTGGCCGGTGCCCTGATCTTTGCCGTGTTGATCAGCTACCTGCTCAATGTGGTGCGCTGGGTGGAGCACACGGATCAGGTGCTCAATCGGGCCAGCGAGGTTTACAAGCTGACCCTCGATATGGAAACCGGCATGCGCGGCTTCTTGCTCAGTGGCAAAGAGGAGTATCTCGCGCCCTATGAGCAGGCCCGCGGCAAGTTTCGTCCGCTGACCGAGCAACTCATCGAGACCGTGGCGGACAATCCGCCGCAGATACAGCGCCTTGATCGCCTGATGGCCCTGCAGGAACAGTGGGATCTGTACGCTCAGGAAGTGATCGCCAGTCGGCGCAATGGCGATAGCTTCCTCGACGATGTGGGCCGTGGCCGCGGCAAGAACCTTACGGACGGCATGCGCCGCGAGTTGGACAGCTTCATCAACAGCGAGCGCGAGCTGCGTCAGCAGCGTAATGCCGAGGCCAGCAGCACCACGACCTGGGGCGCTGGTACCTATCTTGTAGTGACCATCCTGTTCAGTGCGCTGCTGGCACTGTTTGGTCGTCGCGAGTTGCTCAACCTCTCGCAGACCTATTCGCAGGCCTTGGCCAAGCAGGCCGATTACGCCGATGAGCAGCGCCGCCGCGCCTGGCTTGGCAGTGGCCAGACCCTGCTGGCGGAGCGCTTGTTGGGCCAGCCGCGGGTGCAGGAACTGGCGGATCGCACGCTTGAGTTTCTCGCTGAATACCTTGGCTGCGTAGTGGCGGCGCTGTACCTGCGCGATGCTCAGACCGGCAACCTGCAGCGTGTCGCCGGCTACGGCTTTAGCGGCGATAACATGCAGGAGCAGTTCTACAAGGGAGAGGGCCTGGTCGGGCAGGCGGCTCAGGGCCGTCGCCTGGTCTGCCTGGATAGCCTGCCGGCAGACTATATCAAGGTCGCGTCCAGCCTTGGCGAAGGTCAACCCGTCAGTGTCGCCCTGGTGCCGCTGCAATCGGAGGAGCGCGTCAACGGCGTGATCGAGCTGGCGTTCATGCGGGCCCTGGAGCCGCGCGAGCGCGAGTTCCTCGAAGCCATCGCTGTCAATGTCGGCAATGCCCTGGAGGCAGCGCGCTATCGCCAGCGTCTGCAGGAAGTGCTGGGCAACACCCAGCAGCTCAACGAAGAACTGCAGACCCAGCAGGAAGAGTTGCGCGCGGCCAACGAAGAGTTGGAACAGCAGGCCCGCGTGCTCAAGGAGTCGCAGGCGCACCTGGAAACTCAGCAGGCCGAGCTGGAGCAGACCAACGAGAAGCTGTCCGAACAGGCTCAGGTGCTGGCCGACCAACGTGACGAGTTGAATCAGCGCAACACCACCCTCGGTCGCATCCAGGCGCAGTTGGAAGAGCGCGCCGAGGAGCTGCAGCGCGCCAGCCGCTACAAGTCCGAGTTCCTCGCCAACATGAGCCACGAGTTGCGCACGCCGCTGAACAGCTCACTGATCCTGGCCAAGCTGCTGGCGGAAAACGCCAAGGGCAACCTCGACGACGAGCAGGTGAAGTTCGCCGAGTCGATCTATTCAGCCGGCAATGATCTGCTCAACCTGATCAACGACATCCTTGATATCGCCAAGGTCGAGGCCGGCAAGCTCGAGGTTCGTCCCGAGCGCACGCCGCTGGCCAGCATGATCGAAGGCCTGCGCGACGTGTTCGAGCCATTGGCTCGTGAGCGCGGCCTGAGCTTCGACATCCAGCTGCAAGGCGGCTTGCCGGAGGTGCTGTTCACCGATCGCCAGCGCGCCGAGCAGATTCTGCGCAACCTGCTGTCCAACGCGTTCAAGTTCACCGACCGCGGCGGCGTGACCCTCAGCATTTCGCGCCACGACGAAAAGGCCCTGGCCTTCGCCGTGCGCGACAGTGGTATCGGTATCGCAGCCGATCAGCAGGAGGCGATTTTCCAGGCCTTCCGCCAGGCCGACGGCACCACCAACCGTCGCTACGGCGGCACGGGCCTGGGCCTGTCCATCTCCCGCGATCTGGCCGGGCTGCTCGGTGGCGCCATCGACGTCAGCAGCACGCCGGGGGAAGGCAGCACGTTCATCCTGCTGTTGCCCGAGCGGCTGGTGGACGGTGGCAGCCAGAGCAAGCCGGCCCCGTTCGTGGCGGCTCCGCTTCCTGTTCCTGCCGCACCCGTCGCCCCTGTGGCCGCTCCAGCGGCGCCGCGTCAGCCGGCACCTTTCGCCGATGACCGTGAGCACCTGGGCGAGCGCGGCGGGCGCCGGGTGCTGGTGGTGGAGGACGAAGTACGCTTCGCGCGCATCCTCTTCGATCTGGCCCACGAGCTGGGTTACGCCTGCCTGGTTGCCACCTGCGCCGATGAAGGCCTGGAGTTGGCGCGGCAGTTCCGCCCGGACGCCATCCTGCTCGACATGCGCCTGCCCGACGGCTCCGGCCTCGGTGTACTGCAGCGCCTGAAGGACGACCCGCAGACCCGCCATATCCCGGTTCATGTGGTCTCGGTGGAGGATCACAGCGAAGCGGCCCTGCACCTGGGAGCGGTCGGCTATGCGCTCAAACCCACCAGCCGTGATCAGCTCAAGGAGGTCTTCGGCAAGCTCGAGGCCAAGCTCAACCAGCAGGTCAAGCGCGTGCTACTGGTGGAGGACGACCCGCTGCAGCGCGACAGTGTCGCCCGCCTGATCGGCGACGAAGACATCGAGATCACCGCCGTGGCGTTGGCTGGCGAAGCGCTGGAGAAACTGCGCGACACGGTGTACGACTGCATGATCATCGACCTCAAGCTGCCCGACATGCTCGGCAACGAGCTGCTGCGGCGCATGGCCGAAGAAGACATTTGCTCGTTCCCGCCGGTGATCGTCTATACCGGGCGTAATCTGACCCGCGACGAAGAGGCCGAGCTGCTCAAGTACTCGCGCTCGATCATCATCAAGGGCGCGCGCTCGCCGGAGCGCCTGCTGGACGAGGTCACCCTGTTCCTGCACAAGGTCGAGGCCGAGCTGTCCAGCGAGCACCAGCGCATGCTCAAGACCGCACGCAGCCGCGACAAGCTGTTCGAAGGCCGGCGCCTTCTGCTGGTGGACGACGACGTGCGCAATATCTTCGCGCTCTCCAGTGCGTTGGAGCAAAAGGGGGCGGCGGTCGAGGTTGCCCGCAATGGCTTCGAAGCACTGGAAAAACTGCGTGAGCACGAGGATATCGACCTGGTGCTGATGGACGTGATGATGCCGGAGATGGATGGCTACGAAGCCACCCGGCAGATTCGCCTGGAAGATCGCTGGAAGAATCTGCCGATCATTGCGGTAACGGCCAAGGCAATGAAGGATGATCAGGAGCGCTGCCGCGAGGTCGGCGCCAATGATTACCTGGCCAAACCCATCGACCTGGATCGCCTGTTCTCCCTGATCCGCGTGTGGATGCCCAAGCTGGAGCGATTGTGA
- a CDS encoding protein-glutamate O-methyltransferase CheR gives MPDEIELRLLIEAIYLRYSYDFRDYSKASLKRRIRQAQTQLDCPTISALQERILHEPKAFMQLLQYLTIPVSEMFRDPGYFLALREQVVPLLHTYPSLKVWVAGCSTGEEVYSLAILLHEEGLLERTMIYATDINPHSLEKAEQGIFALDNLRTYTQNYQLSGGKRAFSDYYSAAYDRVLFDKSLRANVTFADHSLATDSVFAETHLVSCRNVLIYFNRDLQDRALGLFHDSLCHRGFLGLGSKESLDFSAYAQQFEAVSRPERIFRKR, from the coding sequence ATGCCCGATGAAATCGAGCTGCGCCTGCTGATCGAAGCGATCTATCTGCGCTACAGCTACGACTTTCGCGACTATTCGAAGGCTTCGCTGAAGCGGCGTATCCGGCAGGCGCAGACCCAGCTGGATTGCCCGACCATCTCGGCGCTGCAGGAGCGCATCCTGCACGAGCCGAAGGCCTTCATGCAGCTCTTGCAGTACCTCACCATCCCGGTCAGCGAGATGTTCCGCGACCCTGGCTACTTCCTGGCGCTGCGTGAGCAGGTGGTGCCGCTGCTGCATACCTATCCGTCGCTGAAGGTCTGGGTGGCCGGCTGCAGCACCGGCGAGGAGGTGTATTCGCTGGCTATCCTGCTGCATGAGGAAGGCCTGCTGGAACGCACCATGATCTATGCCACGGACATCAATCCGCACTCGCTGGAGAAGGCCGAGCAGGGCATCTTCGCCCTCGACAATCTGCGCACCTATACCCAGAACTATCAGCTGTCCGGCGGCAAGCGGGCGTTCTCCGACTATTACTCGGCAGCCTATGACCGGGTGTTGTTCGACAAGTCGCTGCGCGCCAACGTGACCTTCGCCGATCACAGCCTGGCCACCGACAGCGTGTTCGCCGAGACCCACCTGGTGTCCTGCCGCAACGTGCTGATCTATTTCAACCGTGACCTGCAGGATCGCGCCCTAGGCCTGTTCCACGACTCGCTTTGCCATCGGGGTTTCCTCGGTCTGGGCAGCAAGGAAAGCCTGGATTTCTCCGCTTACGCGCAGCAGTTCGAAGCCGTCTCGCGTCCCGAGCGGATCTTCCGCAAGCGATGA